In the genome of Deltaproteobacteria bacterium, one region contains:
- a CDS encoding acylphosphatase gives MSDRARPSSASARLYLSVVGRVQGVGFRYATVDQARRLGLVGWTRNCPDGSVEIVAEGPPTELDRLLVWCRGGPPGALVQHSESRWDAATGEFTDFRIRY, from the coding sequence ATGAGCGATCGCGCGCGCCCGTCGTCGGCTTCTGCGCGGCTGTATCTGAGCGTGGTCGGCCGGGTGCAAGGTGTCGGCTTTCGCTACGCCACCGTCGATCAAGCGCGGCGGCTCGGGCTCGTAGGCTGGACGCGCAATTGCCCCGACGGCTCCGTCGAGATCGTGGCCGAGGGGCCACCCACGGAGCTCGACCGTCTCCTCGTCTGGTGCCGCGGCGGCCCACCCGGCGCTCTGGTGCAGCACAGCGAGAGTCGGTGGGACGCTGCCACCGGCGAGTTCACCGATTTCCGCATCCGC